The genomic DNA AACACCACCGGCGGCACGTTCCGCATCGTCGGCGCGCCGCCGGACGGCTACCGGTGCGCCGGGGACGGGTGGACGGCGCCGCCGCTGAAGCAGACGACGCCACGCGGGCCGATGACGCTGGGCCCGGGCGACGACAACCCGATCGAGTGGCGGGTGTTCAGGCGGCCGACGGCGAGCCGGAGACGATCGCGGCCGGCGGGGCGACCTACGCTTACTTCGCGGTCGACATTCCGGCGGCAGGCGCCCAGCCGACCGCGCGGCGGCTCTGGGCCCCCGTCGTCCGCGACGCGGTATTCGAACACCGCTCGCGTCGGCCGTAGCTGCCGCCCGGTGTGCGCCACCACGTGCTGATGCACCATCGCGGCGCGCCGGCAATGGTGCCGGCGCGCCTTTTTTTGGGGCGCGGGGATCTTTGGCGGCCGGCGCCAATGCCGCCGACACTCCCGCGCCGGGTTCGTCCTAAGTAGCTGCGATTCAGTCGGTTTTGCGCTGGCCCGACCGTTGCACGAGCAGCGGTCGCGATGGACGGACCGCCGCTGGACAGCAAGGAGCTCGAGGCGATCCGCGAGGCGATGCAGGTGGCGTCGGACGCACCTCCGCGCCCCTCCGACGACATCGACCCCGACGACGTGTCGCCGCTGGCGCTGATCGCCGAGGATCGCGCGGCGGTCACCGCGCGCCCCGAGGGCGGCAAGCTCGGCCAGCGGTGGGCGCGCGAGCTGCGCCACACGCTGCGCCACTTGCTGTCCGACGACACCGCGTTCGAAGTGGTGAGCAGCGACGTGGTCGACGGCCCGACGCTGCGCGACGACCTCACCGCGATGTGGACGGCGATGGTCGCACCGCGCGGCCGTCGCGGGCACGCGCTGATCGCCGTAGGCGGCTCGGTCGTCGAGGGGCTCGTCGCCCGCCGGCTCGGCGACACGGGCACCGTCGCCGAGTCGAACCGGGCACCGTCGCGCGCCGCGTTGCGACTGTTCGACCCGCTCGGCCGCGCCGTGGTCACGGCGCTCGTCCGCGCGTGGCGCGACGCGCAGGCGTGCGAGGTGGAACCGCTGACCGACGCCGACCGGGCGGAGGCAGCCGGCCGCGCGTTGACCGACTGCGAGCTGCTCGTCGCGGTGACGTTGTCGGTCAAGGGGGCCGTGTCGGGCCGCCTGCTGATCGTCGCCCGGCCCGAGACGCTGGTCCCACCGCCCGCGCCGGTGGATGCGGTTCCGGCGCCGCCCGGCGCGATCGAGGACGCGCTCGGAGCCGTTCCCGTCGAGCTTCGCGTCGACCTCGGTTCGGCGAAGATGACGCGCCGCCAGCTCGCCGCCCTGCACGTGGGCGCCGTCATCGAGCTCGGCTCGTTCGTGGACGACCTGTTGCCGGTCGAGTGCGGCGGAGTCGTCAAGGCCTACGGCCGCGCCGTCGTTCACCGCGGCGTGCTCGCCGTCGAGATCGCCGATACCGCCGCGAGGAGGAATGCTGCATGAGCGACGATATCCCGACCCCCCAGGACACGCCCGGTGCCGATGACGTGCCGACGCCGATGGACATGCCGCAGGCCGACGCGACGTCGTCGCCGTCGTTCGAAGCGGTGCTGCACGACGTGCCGCTCGTCGTGTCGGTGGAACTCGGCCGCGTGACGATGAACCTGCGCGAGGTCGCCCAGCGGCTCGGCCCGGGGTCCGTGATCGCGCTGAACAAGGCGGCCGGAGACACCCTGGACATCCGCGTCAACGACCGGCTCGTCGCACGGGGCGAGGCGGTCGCCATTGGCGAGCGCTGCGGCATTCGCATCGTCGAGATCGTCGGCGCCGCGGAGGCGGATCGGGCATGACCGCGCTGGCCGTCCTCGCCTTGTTGCCCGCGACCGCCGCGGTCGCCGCGCCGGCCGCCGCCGAACCGACCGCCGTCGACGCCGGTGACCACGTCGTCGTCATCGTCCCGGGCGCCGAACCGGCGGACGCGCCGGTCACCGCACACGGCGATCAGATCGTGGTGCCGACGACCGACGGGCCGCGCGCGCGCAGGAAAGTCCGCGTCGTCGACGACACGGTCAAGTACATCCGCCACTACGGCGGCAGCCGGCCGCGCGTGACGCTGCAGCTTCGGCACGGACGCGAGATGACGCGGAAGCTCGCCGCGGCCGCGCGCGTGTCGTTCGTCGACGGTGCGCTGCGCGTCGAGGTGCCGCGCGCGCCGGGCATCGCGCTGCCGCCGCCCGCCACCGCCACCGCCCCGGCGCCCCAGGCGCGCGCCACCGCCACCGACGCGACCGCACCGGCGGCCGACGCGACCGCACCGGCGGTGGTGCCCGCAGCGGCCCCCGCGACGACGCCGGCCGACGCCGCGGACGCGACCGTGGCGGCCGCCGTGTCGGAGCCACCGCCGCGCGCGTTGGCCGACGATGCGCGCGACCGTGGCGGCCACGCCGGCGCCACCGCGATCCTCGCGATCCTCGCGATCGGCGCCAGCGCCGGCCTGTGGTGGTGGCAGCGCCGGCGCGGCCCCCGCGCCGCCGTCACCGACGGCGACATCGAGGTCGTCGCGTCGCGCAGCCTCGGCGGCAAGGCGCGAATCGTGCTCCTGCGCGCGGCCGGTCGTGAAGTATTGCTGTCGATCGGCGACAAGGGGCCGCAGCTGATCGCTCAGTGGAAGCGCAGCGCGCGCGGCAGCGCCGGCGCGGCGCTCGCGACCGACCGGACGGCCGCCTCGGCCGACCCCCGACCGAGCGCGCCGCAGCCGATCACGTCGCCCGCGCCGTCGGTGTCCGCACCCGCGGCGTCGCCGGCCGTCGCGGGTCTGCTCAAGCTCCGCGACGAGAAGCTACCGCCGGTGTCTCCGGAGGTCGCGACCGACGACGCCGACGCCGACATCGAATGGGCGCGCGAGCTGTTGCTCGCAACGCGAGGAGGCCGCGCGGCGTGAACACGGCGGTGCAGACGGCTGCGCAGGTCGCCCAGTCCGGCGGCCAGGCCACGGCAATCCAACTCGCCGTCATCCTGGCGATCGCGTCGCTGGCGCCCGCGATCGTACTCACCTGCACCTGCTTCGCCCGCTTCGCCATCGTCTTTAGTTTCCTTCGCAACGGATTGGCGACCCAGGCCGCGCCGCCGAGCCAGGTACTCGTCGGTCTCGCCCTGTTCATGACGTTGTTCGTCATGGCGCCCGTGATCGCCCAGGTCAACGACAAGGCCGTGCAGCCCTACCTCGCCGGCGACATCGGCGAGAAGCAGGCGTTCGAGGCGGCCGCTCCGCCGGTGCGGCGGTTCTTGCTCGAGCGCACCCGCGCGGCCGACTTGCGCCTGTTTTACGAGGTGTCGTCCGCGCCACGGCCCGCGAACGCCGACGACGTGCCGATGCGCATCGCGATTCCGGCGTTCGTCGTGTCCGAGCTGCGCACGGCGTTCGAGATTGGCCTCGTCCTGCTCCTTCCGTTCTTGGTCATCGACCTGATCACCGCGACGGTGCTCACGTCGCTCGGCATGATCATGCTGCCGCCGGTCATCGTATCGCTGCCGATCAAGCTGCTCGTGTTCGTCGCGGTCGACGGCTGGCACCTGGTCGTCGAGTCGCTGCTGCGGGGGGTGATGTAATGGACGTCGGCCACCTGCTCGATCTGTGGCGCGGCGCGCTGTCGGTGATCGCCGTCGTCGCGACGCCGTTTTTGACCGCCGCGCTGTCCGTCGGCCTGGCGACGTCGCTGTTTCAGGCCGCGACGCAGATGCAGGAAAACGTGCTGTCGTTCGTACCGAAGGTGCTGGCCGTCGGCGGCGTTCTGGCCGTCGCCGGTCCGTGGATCCTCGAGAAGCTGGCCGCGTACACGACCGAAGTCGTGCACGCGACCGTGGCGATCGCGCAGAGGGTGGGGCAATGACCGTCGCGATCGTCGCCGCGTTCGTCGCCGCCGTCGCGCGCTGTGCCGCGTTTCTCCACGCCGCGCCGGTCATCGGCGAGTCCTTCATCCCGGCAAACATCCGCCTGACGGTGGCGGCGGCCATGGCCGCGGCGATCACGCCCCTGCGTGGCCCGCTCGACCCGGCGCTGTTGCCGGTCGCGATCCCGAGTGAGATCGTGGTCGGCGCGCTGGCGGGACTCGCGGCCCGCGTCGTCGTCGCTGGCGCCGAGTCGGCCGGCCAGATCATCGGCCTCCAGATCGGCCTCGGGTTCGCCGCCAGCTACGACCCCGCGCTCGGGGAGACCGCGCTGGCCGCGCGCCGCGTCGCGTGGTGCCTCGCGGCGCTCGCGTTCGTGATCGCGGGCGGCGTCGAGGCGGCGGTTCCCGTCCTCGTCGGCGACGCGCCGGCCGCCGTCGCGTTGGCCGCCGGCGTGCGCGGCCTGATCGATCTCGGCGCCGGCATGTTCGTCGCGGCGGTCCGGCTCGCCGCCCCCGCGATCCTCGCCGGCCTGATCGCGAACCTCGTCATGGCGCTCGCGTCGCGGGCGGCGCCGGCACTCAACGTGTTCTCCGTCATGCTCGCCGGCGTCCTGGTCGTCGGCGGAGCCGTATTGATCGCAACCGCGCCCGCGTTTATCCGCGACGTCGCGGGCATCGGACGCCGAGCGGCCGACGCGGTGTCAGGAGTGTTGCCGTGAGCGCGCCGGACAAGGATCAGCGCACCCACGCGCCAACGCCGAAGCGCATCCGCGAGTTCCGCAAGCGCGGCGACATCGCGCGGTCGCGCGACGTGACCACGACCGCGACCCTTGCCGGTGGCTTGATCGCCTGCGTCGTCGCGTCCGGTCCGATGTGGCGCGCGATCGAGACGCTCATGCGGCGCGCTCTGCACGGCGCGGGCACCGCCGATCCGGCGCTCCCCGCCGTCGCCGCGCGGTCGTTCGCGATGGCATGCCTGCCGGCCGCGGCGGGCGCCCTCGCCGGATACGCGCTGGCATCGGCGTGGCAGCTCGGCTGGCCGCCCGTGTTCGCCTTCCCCAAGCTCAACCTCGGCCGCGTCGTGTCGGCCGAGTCAATCAAGAACATCTTCGCACCGACGGCGATGGCGCGCCGCGCGCTGCTGTCCACCGCGAAGGTCGCGTTCGTCGGCTACGCCGGCTACCTCGCGGTCGAGGCGGAGCTGCATCGGTTCTTGCGGCAGCCGGCGCTGGAGCCGGGGGCGCTCGGGGCGCGCGCGGTGTCGGGCACCGCGCGGCTCGTCCAGTACGCGGGCCTGGCGCTGGCGGTGCTCGCGGCGGTCGACTACCTGTGGCAACGGCGCGACCTCATGGGGCGCATGCGCATGACCCTCGACGAGGTCAAGCGCGAAAACAAAGAACAAGAGGGCGACCCGCACATTCGCCGCGAGCGGCGCCGCCGCCAGCGCGAACTCGCGCGCCGCCGGCTGCCCGCCCAGGTCAAACAGGCGGACGTCGTCGTCGTCAACCCGACACACTTTGCGGTCGCGCTGCGCTACCGCGCGGACGAGCACAACGCCCCGGTCGTCGTGGCGAAGGGGCGTGGCCCGGTCGCCCAGCGCATTCGCGACATCGCTCGCAACGCGCAGATTCCGATCCTGAGCCGGCCGCCGCTGGCGCGCCTCATCTACAGGCTCGTGCCCGAGGGGCGTGAGATCCCGGCGCAGCTGTACCAGGCGGTCGCCGAGGTGCTCGCGGTCGTCTACCGCATCCGTGCCAGGAGGTTCGCGTCGTGACCCGCTCGGCCCGCAGCGACATCTTCGTGGCCGCCGGCGTGCTCGGCGTGCTCGCGCTCACCATCTTGCCGCTGCCGCCGCGGCTGATGGACGCGCTGTTGGCACTGAGCCTGTGCGCGGCAGTGCTCACGTTCCTCGTTTCGATCTACGTCGACAAGCCGCTGGACTTTTCGACGTTCCCGTCGCTGCTGCTGTTCGTCACCCTGTTTCGGCTGTCGCTGAACATCGCAACCACGCGGATGATTCTGTCGCACGGCGGCGACGGCGACGGCGCAGTCGGCCGCGTGATCCAGGCGTTCGGCGAGTTCGCCGTCGGCGGCAACTTCGTCGTCGGCGGCGTCGTGTTCCTGATCATCGTCATCGTCAACTTCATCGTGATCACCAAGGGTGCCGAGCGCATCTCGGAGGTGTCCGCCCGGTTCACCCTCGACGCGCTGCCCGGCAAGCAGATGGCGATCGACGCCGACCTCGGCGCCGGCCTGATCACGGAGAAGCAGGCGCGGGAACGGCGCGCCGCGCTCGAGCGCCAGACGGACTTCTACGGGGCGATGGACGGCGCGTCCAAGTTCGTCCGCGGCGATGCGGTCGCGGGCCTGCTCATCACCGGCATCAACATCATCGGCGGCATGATCATCGGCGTCGCGCAAAACGACATGTCAGCCGCCGACGCCGCGTCGACTTACACGGTGCTGTCGATCGGCGACGGGTTGATGTCGCAGATCCCGGCGCTCCTCGTGTCGACCGGAGCCGCGCTGCTCACGACGCGCAGCTCGCGCGACGAATCCCTCGGCCAGTCCCTCGGCGCGCAGTTGTTCTCTCGCCGGCGGCCGCTCGCGATCGTCGCGGCGATCCTCACGACCCTCGGCCTGGTACCGGGCATGCCGACGCTGGCGCTCGTCGGCCTCGGCGCGATCGTCGGCATCGGCGCGATGAAGGCCAAGGAAGGGCCGGCCGCCGGCAACGATCGCACCGACGTCGACCGCCCGGCGCCGGCGGATCCGACCGACCCGGCGGTGCAGCAGCAAGAGATCGCCAACCTGCTGCCGATCGATCTGCTGTCGCTCGAGGTGGGGCTCGACTTGCTCGGCATGGTCGACGCCGACCGCGGCGGCGAGCTGCTCACGCGCATCGCGTCGGTGCGTAAACAGCTCGCGGCGGAACTCGGCCTGATCGTGCCGCCGGTGCACGTGCGAGACGACCTCACCATGCGGCCCGGGGCGTACCGCGTGCTCGTGTCGGGCGTGCCGGTCGCCGAGGGCGAGGTGCGCGCCAACAAACTGCTCGCGATCGATCCGTCGGGAACGGGTACTCGCGGCATCGCCGGCGAACAGGTGACCGAGCCGACGTTCGGCTTGCCCGCCAAGTGGATCGATCCGGCGGACCGCGCTCGCGTCGAGGCGGCCGGCTGCACGGTGGTCGATGCATCGGCCGTGATCGCGACGCACCTCACCGAAGTAATCCGGCGCAACGCCGCCGACCTGTTCGGCCGCCGTGAGGCGCAGGAGCTGATCGAACTGGCCGGCAAGCGCGACGAGAAAGTAGTCGAGGAGCTGATCCCCAACCTGATGTCGCTCGGCGAGGTCATTCAGGTGCTGCGCAACCTGCTGCGCGAGGGCGTGTCGATCCGCGACATGCGCACCATCCTCGAAACGCTGGCCGACCACGCAGGCCGCACCAAGGATCCGGACGAACTCACCGAGTTGGTTCGCCAGCGTCTGGGCCGTCGCATCACGCGCGCCAACCTCAGCGATGCGGGCGACCTGCGCGCGATGGTGCTCGACCCGCGCGCCGAGGATCTGTTTCGCGAGGGCGCGCGCGGCGAACTGCGCAACCCGCGCGCGCTCACGAAGCTCACCGAGACGCTCGAACGCGCGGCTCGCGCGGCACTCGAGCGCGACGAGCCGCCGCTGTTGGTCGTCGCGCCCGACGTGCGCCGGGCGGTCGCCGCCGTCGCCGAGCGCCACATCCCCGGCCTGCAGGTCATGAGCTACCGCGAAATCGATCCGTCGATCCCGTTTGTCACACGCGGCGTCGTCGCCGCCGAGGAGGCCACTGCATGAAGATCCGAAAGTTCGAGGCGAGCAACATGCGTGAGGCGCTCGCGCAAATCAAGCGCGAGCTCGGACCGGACGCGATGGTGGTCGCAACCCGCCAGATCCGCCGCGGACTGCTCGGCGTGGGCGTCGAGGTGACCGCGGCGATCGATTCCGACCCCGAGGACTTACCCCCGGCGCCCGCCGCTGGATCGCAGCCGGTGCCGAGCCCGGGGCTCACGGCCGCGGATGTCGAGCGCGTGGTGGCGCCACTGCGGGCCGAACTGCAGTCGCTGCGCAAGCTCGTGCGGTCGCGCGGCGACTCGCGCGGAAACGAGGCACTGCGAGCCGAACTGATCGCGCTGCGCGAGGCGATCGCGGGCCTGGGCGCGGCGCGCGACGAGGCGGCGATGCCGTCGATCGCGGAATTGGCGGCGACGCGCAAGCTGGCGGCGCCGTCGCGCAGCCGCTGCGTCGCCCTGGTCGGCCCGACCGGCGTCGGCAAGACCACCACGATCGCCAAGCTCGCCGGGCGCGACGCGCTCATGCACGACTACGACGTCGCGCT from Deltaproteobacteria bacterium includes the following:
- a CDS encoding flagellar motor switch protein FliM, translating into MDGPPLDSKELEAIREAMQVASDAPPRPSDDIDPDDVSPLALIAEDRAAVTARPEGGKLGQRWARELRHTLRHLLSDDTAFEVVSSDVVDGPTLRDDLTAMWTAMVAPRGRRGHALIAVGGSVVEGLVARRLGDTGTVAESNRAPSRAALRLFDPLGRAVVTALVRAWRDAQACEVEPLTDADRAEAAGRALTDCELLVAVTLSVKGAVSGRLLIVARPETLVPPPAPVDAVPAPPGAIEDALGAVPVELRVDLGSAKMTRRQLAALHVGAVIELGSFVDDLLPVECGGVVKAYGRAVVHRGVLAVEIADTAARRNAA
- a CDS encoding flagellar motor switch protein FliN yields the protein MDMPQADATSSPSFEAVLHDVPLVVSVELGRVTMNLREVAQRLGPGSVIALNKAAGDTLDIRVNDRLVARGEAVAIGERCGIRIVEIVGAAEADRA
- the fliP gene encoding flagellar biosynthetic protein FliP, with the translated sequence MGARAVARNARRPRGVNTAVQTAAQVAQSGGQATAIQLAVILAIASLAPAIVLTCTCFARFAIVFSFLRNGLATQAAPPSQVLVGLALFMTLFVMAPVIAQVNDKAVQPYLAGDIGEKQAFEAAAPPVRRFLLERTRAADLRLFYEVSSAPRPANADDVPMRIAIPAFVVSELRTAFEIGLVLLLPFLVIDLITATVLTSLGMIMLPPVIVSLPIKLLVFVAVDGWHLVVESLLRGVM
- a CDS encoding EscU/YscU/HrcU family type III secretion system export apparatus switch protein, with the protein product MDRNRARVYPRRRGHRTPSGRRGVRSVAVSAPDKDQRTHAPTPKRIREFRKRGDIARSRDVTTTATLAGGLIACVVASGPMWRAIETLMRRALHGAGTADPALPAVAARSFAMACLPAAAGALAGYALASAWQLGWPPVFAFPKLNLGRVVSAESIKNIFAPTAMARRALLSTAKVAFVGYAGYLAVEAELHRFLRQPALEPGALGARAVSGTARLVQYAGLALAVLAAVDYLWQRRDLMGRMRMTLDEVKRENKEQEGDPHIRRERRRRQRELARRRLPAQVKQADVVVVNPTHFAVALRYRADEHNAPVVVAKGRGPVAQRIRDIARNAQIPILSRPPLARLIYRLVPEGREIPAQLYQAVAEVLAVVYRIRARRFAS
- a CDS encoding type III secretion protein, with the translated sequence MTVAIVAAFVAAVARCAAFLHAAPVIGESFIPANIRLTVAAAMAAAITPLRGPLDPALLPVAIPSEIVVGALAGLAARVVVAGAESAGQIIGLQIGLGFAASYDPALGETALAARRVAWCLAALAFVIAGGVEAAVPVLVGDAPAAVALAAGVRGLIDLGAGMFVAAVRLAAPAILAGLIANLVMALASRAAPALNVFSVMLAGVLVVGGAVLIATAPAFIRDVAGIGRRAADAVSGVLP
- the flhA gene encoding flagellar biosynthesis protein FlhA, translating into MTRSARSDIFVAAGVLGVLALTILPLPPRLMDALLALSLCAAVLTFLVSIYVDKPLDFSTFPSLLLFVTLFRLSLNIATTRMILSHGGDGDGAVGRVIQAFGEFAVGGNFVVGGVVFLIIVIVNFIVITKGAERISEVSARFTLDALPGKQMAIDADLGAGLITEKQARERRAALERQTDFYGAMDGASKFVRGDAVAGLLITGINIIGGMIIGVAQNDMSAADAASTYTVLSIGDGLMSQIPALLVSTGAALLTTRSSRDESLGQSLGAQLFSRRRPLAIVAAILTTLGLVPGMPTLALVGLGAIVGIGAMKAKEGPAAGNDRTDVDRPAPADPTDPAVQQQEIANLLPIDLLSLEVGLDLLGMVDADRGGELLTRIASVRKQLAAELGLIVPPVHVRDDLTMRPGAYRVLVSGVPVAEGEVRANKLLAIDPSGTGTRGIAGEQVTEPTFGLPAKWIDPADRARVEAAGCTVVDASAVIATHLTEVIRRNAADLFGRREAQELIELAGKRDEKVVEELIPNLMSLGEVIQVLRNLLREGVSIRDMRTILETLADHAGRTKDPDELTELVRQRLGRRITRANLSDAGDLRAMVLDPRAEDLFREGARGELRNPRALTKLTETLERAARAALERDEPPLLVVAPDVRRAVAAVAERHIPGLQVMSYREIDPSIPFVTRGVVAAEEATA